A DNA window from Anaerocolumna sp. AGMB13020 contains the following coding sequences:
- a CDS encoding mannitol dehydrogenase family protein: MRLSYEGIKKRDEWEQEGYHLPQFNIENMLAETAEGPEWIHFGGGNIFRAFPAAVSQKLLEEGILKTGIIVAEGFDYEIVEKAYRQYDNLSILATLCPDGRIEKTVIASVAESLCMNSKTKDWIRLIQIFKSPTLKIASFTITEKGYSLVNQSREFTQDILADFKHGPDSPISYMGKLTALCYERYKAGGLPLTLVSMDNCSHNGTKLKEAVICITEKWIEGGKAEPQFLAFMTDKITYPWSMIDKITPRPASEVEEHLKATGLEDLQTYITSKNTYCAPFVNAEEPQYLVIEDKFAGERLALDKGGIIFTSRETVDKVERMKVCTCLNPLHTALAIFGCLLGYHKISDQMKDEDLKTLVYQLGYKEGLPVVENPGIIKPEKFLEEVLEKRLPNPFIPDSPQRIATDTSLKLSIRFGETIKAYLKKDGQVSLRLIPLVLAGWCRYLTELDDKGETYTLSPDPILASLTPVFRNIKFGEAEDIHTQISGVLSREDIFGVDLYEAGLGRQVEEYFGKMMKGPGAVRNTLKDILG, translated from the coding sequence ATGAGATTATCCTACGAAGGTATAAAAAAAAGGGATGAGTGGGAACAGGAAGGATACCATCTGCCACAATTTAATATTGAAAACATGTTGGCTGAAACAGCAGAAGGCCCGGAATGGATACATTTTGGAGGTGGAAATATATTCAGAGCTTTTCCGGCAGCAGTCAGTCAGAAGCTATTGGAGGAGGGTATACTAAAGACTGGAATCATCGTTGCGGAAGGTTTCGACTATGAAATTGTTGAAAAAGCTTACAGGCAGTATGATAATCTTAGCATATTGGCCACTCTGTGCCCGGATGGAAGGATTGAGAAGACGGTAATTGCCAGTGTAGCTGAATCTCTATGCATGAACAGTAAGACAAAGGATTGGATCAGGCTGATTCAAATCTTCAAATCTCCGACACTGAAAATAGCTTCATTTACGATTACGGAAAAGGGCTATAGTCTGGTAAATCAAAGCAGAGAGTTTACACAGGATATATTAGCAGATTTTAAACATGGACCGGATTCTCCTATAAGCTATATGGGAAAACTTACAGCACTATGTTACGAGAGATACAAGGCAGGCGGCTTACCGCTTACTCTGGTCAGTATGGACAACTGCTCTCACAATGGAACGAAATTAAAGGAAGCTGTAATCTGTATTACAGAAAAGTGGATTGAGGGCGGAAAAGCCGAACCTCAGTTTTTAGCTTTCATGACGGATAAAATTACATACCCATGGTCAATGATTGATAAGATTACTCCAAGGCCAGCATCAGAGGTAGAAGAGCATTTAAAGGCTACCGGGCTGGAAGACCTGCAGACCTATATCACCTCAAAAAATACCTACTGTGCCCCTTTTGTTAATGCAGAAGAACCTCAATATCTGGTGATTGAAGATAAGTTTGCCGGGGAAAGGCTTGCCCTTGATAAAGGAGGAATCATATTTACCAGCCGTGAAACCGTAGATAAAGTAGAACGTATGAAAGTATGTACCTGTCTGAATCCTCTCCATACAGCACTGGCTATATTTGGATGTCTCCTGGGGTATCATAAAATCAGTGACCAAATGAAAGATGAGGATCTGAAAACACTGGTATATCAGTTAGGTTATAAAGAAGGACTTCCAGTCGTTGAAAACCCAGGAATTATCAAGCCTGAAAAGTTTCTTGAGGAAGTACTGGAAAAACGCCTGCCCAACCCTTTTATTCCAGATTCACCTCAAAGAATAGCTACGGATACTTCCTTAAAACTCAGTATACGCTTTGGAGAAACCATCAAAGCATACCTTAAGAAAGACGGCCAGGTATCCTTAAGACTAATTCCCTTGGTCCTTGCAGGCTGGTGCCGCTATTTAACAGAACTTGATGATAAGGGAGAGACGTATACATTAAGTCCGGATCCAATCCTTGCTTCACTTACACCTGTATTTCGTAACATTAAATTTGGTGAAGCAGAGGATATTCACACTCAGATTAGCGGAGTTCTCAGCAGGGAAGACATTTTTGGAGTAGATTTATATGAAGCAGGTTTGGGTAGACAGGTAGAAGAGTATTTTGGTAAAATGATGAAAGGACCCGGCGCGGTTCGCAATACATTAAAAGATATTCTAGGCTAA
- a CDS encoding DUF3793 family protein, whose amino-acid sequence MSEDIFLKGEDRTGSYVAFSLANCCMPALLKSKPSNLVCFRKCYIDSRVNFFKALIKECEGFGCNARVLCECEKAIYIIIYDKQMLLEVIQNNIENPLLALNGYGSGCPYLHKALTRLGERYGSYRKCRESGQNEDFPHEIGIMLGYPVTDVEEYIKNNGENYVMCGYWKVYHNAEEAIRVFDRFTKIRKEAMELFYAGRPLKEMIG is encoded by the coding sequence ATGAGTGAGGACATTTTTTTAAAAGGAGAAGACAGAACCGGTTCCTATGTGGCATTTTCATTAGCTAATTGCTGCATGCCTGCCTTGTTAAAGTCAAAACCCTCTAATCTGGTCTGCTTTCGAAAGTGCTATATAGACAGCCGGGTAAATTTTTTTAAAGCGCTAATCAAAGAATGCGAAGGATTTGGCTGCAATGCAAGAGTGCTGTGCGAATGTGAAAAAGCCATCTATATTATTATATATGATAAACAAATGCTGCTGGAGGTAATACAGAATAATATCGAAAATCCTCTTTTAGCCTTAAACGGCTATGGAAGCGGCTGTCCTTATCTTCACAAGGCACTAACCCGCCTGGGCGAACGATACGGCAGTTACCGCAAATGCAGAGAATCAGGACAGAATGAGGATTTCCCACATGAAATAGGAATTATGCTGGGTTATCCGGTTACTGATGTTGAAGAGTATATTAAAAACAATGGTGAGAACTATGTAATGTGCGGCTATTGGAAAGTGTATCACAATGCAGAGGAAGCTATCAGAGTATTTGATCGGTTTACAAAAATACGAAAAGAAGCGATGGAGCTGTTTTATGCTGGAAGACCTTTAAAAGAGATGATAGGTTGA
- the uxuA gene encoding mannonate dehydratase, translating to MIMTLRWFGKKYDSVTLEQIRQIPGVEGVITTLYDIPAGEIWPIERIRGLQEEVEKSGLKIIGIESVNIHDSIKTGNANRDYYIDNYIETLKNLGECGINMICYNFMPVFDWTRSDLAKLREDGSTVLSYDQEIINTIDPAKMFSELDKSSNGFILPGWEPERLEKVKELFEEYKHVDNDILFDNLVYFLNRIKPVCKQYGIHMAIHPDDPAWPVFNLPRIVTGKESIERLLKAVDEEFNGITLCTGSLGSNINNDICEIIKTAKGRIHFAHLRNIKHLAPGKFDEAAHLSSDGSLDMYAITKTLYECGFNGPVRSDHGRAIWGEVSMPGYGLYDRALGTCYLNGLFEAIAKEKA from the coding sequence ATGATAATGACTTTACGTTGGTTTGGTAAAAAGTATGATTCTGTTACCCTGGAACAAATACGACAGATACCCGGAGTTGAAGGAGTCATAACTACTTTATATGATATTCCTGCAGGTGAGATCTGGCCAATTGAAAGAATAAGGGGATTACAGGAGGAAGTAGAAAAGAGTGGTTTAAAGATTATAGGTATTGAAAGTGTAAATATTCATGATTCTATTAAGACTGGCAATGCGAACCGTGATTATTACATTGATAACTATATTGAGACTTTGAAGAATCTAGGAGAATGCGGTATAAATATGATATGTTATAATTTTATGCCCGTTTTCGACTGGACGCGTTCTGACCTTGCCAAATTAAGAGAAGACGGTTCAACGGTATTATCTTATGATCAGGAAATAATTAATACGATTGATCCCGCAAAAATGTTTTCTGAATTGGATAAAAGCAGCAATGGTTTTATACTGCCAGGCTGGGAGCCTGAAAGACTGGAAAAGGTTAAAGAACTCTTTGAAGAATATAAGCATGTGGATAATGACATCCTGTTTGATAATCTTGTTTATTTCTTAAATCGCATCAAACCTGTATGCAAGCAGTATGGAATACATATGGCCATTCATCCGGACGATCCTGCCTGGCCAGTATTTAATCTGCCTCGAATCGTTACTGGAAAGGAATCGATTGAGAGACTCCTAAAGGCGGTAGATGAGGAGTTTAATGGAATAACACTTTGTACTGGTTCCCTGGGTTCTAATATTAATAATGATATTTGTGAGATAATAAAGACAGCGAAAGGACGAATCCATTTTGCGCATTTAAGAAATATCAAGCATCTGGCACCTGGCAAATTTGATGAAGCCGCACATTTGTCCAGTGATGGCTCTCTTGATATGTATGCTATTACAAAGACCCTTTACGAATGTGGATTTAACGGTCCCGTCCGCTCTGACCATGGAAGAGCAATCTGGGGAGAAGTATCCATGCCCGGGTATGGATTATATGACAGAGCACTTGGCACTTGCTATTTGAATGGACTTTTTGAGGCTATTGCAAAAGAAAAGGCTTAA
- a CDS encoding methyl-accepting chemotaxis protein → MKNTKEKKNLNMKKKVRLKSIKNMIDQIYSMPIGRRLKFTFGCMGAVMLLMVIVSLVNIMALRNMTNEFHSQIYQTEEKVIKAQVSMKIIENNIYRSYITQNKELCSKYIEESEQQYDLLEAYITDLSAIPAINKGEQRKIIESLQVESGKGARYREQILTSAREFDQKKIYNIYKNDYVPIHSHMVEELEELEAFTATYAKQYINSINIKVVVSIVLFLLLFMIGVLSCMRILSKTIKSIIHPVDNIMAVMNEMAAGNLEVDLQYSSADEMGSLCQGITQTIDKLKNYINNITYVVRELEQKNLTVSVGIEYEGNFTPIKSSLENTIISLKNVIEAISTAAEGISLGAAQIAVTAKTVADGSVEQNNRINNLVGEVEAIVDMININTDQTKNVTGLSETAVTAAREGNISMRKVLEAMGSIEQRSGEISQVISVIEQIAEQTNLLSLNASIEASRAGENGRGFGVVASEIGKLAARCTQAVQSTSGLINSTVSAIHYGSLMANNTAGNFERIVKVSEETNYVMEQLAYNTKLVQNELQKTHVFLKDITPIIEKNAAAAQESAAMSEEFIMQADKLEKYIKEYSLA, encoded by the coding sequence CTGCATGGGTGCGGTAATGTTATTAATGGTCATTGTCTCATTGGTAAATATTATGGCTTTAAGAAACATGACCAATGAGTTTCATTCACAGATCTATCAAACAGAAGAGAAAGTAATAAAAGCGCAGGTATCTATGAAAATCATTGAAAATAACATTTACCGCAGCTACATAACACAGAATAAAGAACTTTGTAGTAAATATATTGAAGAATCTGAACAGCAATATGATTTACTGGAAGCGTACATAACAGATTTGTCCGCCATACCTGCAATAAATAAAGGAGAACAGAGGAAGATTATAGAAAGCTTACAGGTTGAATCAGGAAAAGGAGCACGTTACAGAGAACAGATTCTTACCAGTGCCAGAGAATTTGACCAGAAGAAAATCTATAATATTTATAAAAATGATTACGTTCCCATTCACAGTCATATGGTGGAGGAATTAGAAGAACTGGAAGCTTTTACAGCCACATATGCCAAGCAGTATATAAACAGCATAAATATAAAAGTAGTCGTAAGTATTGTGTTATTTCTCCTGCTCTTTATGATCGGTGTCTTAAGCTGTATGAGAATACTGTCAAAGACAATAAAGAGTATTATTCACCCCGTGGATAATATTATGGCTGTTATGAATGAAATGGCAGCAGGTAATTTAGAGGTGGACCTCCAATATTCATCTGCGGATGAAATGGGCAGCCTGTGTCAGGGAATTACTCAGACCATAGATAAACTTAAAAATTATATTAACAACATAACATATGTAGTAAGAGAATTGGAACAAAAAAACCTGACAGTATCTGTCGGAATAGAGTATGAAGGTAATTTTACACCCATTAAATCATCTCTTGAAAATACAATAATATCTCTTAAAAATGTAATTGAGGCGATATCAACGGCTGCTGAAGGGATTTCCTTAGGAGCCGCACAAATTGCGGTAACGGCAAAGACAGTAGCAGACGGAAGTGTAGAGCAGAATAACCGTATAAATAATCTGGTAGGTGAAGTAGAGGCAATTGTTGATATGATTAATATAAATACCGACCAGACGAAAAATGTGACAGGACTTTCAGAAACAGCAGTAACTGCTGCAAGAGAAGGCAATATCAGTATGAGAAAAGTACTGGAAGCCATGGGAAGCATTGAACAGAGGTCAGGTGAAATCTCTCAGGTTATTTCAGTAATTGAGCAGATTGCGGAACAGACGAATCTCTTATCTTTAAATGCATCCATAGAAGCCTCAAGAGCAGGAGAAAACGGAAGAGGATTTGGGGTTGTAGCATCTGAAATCGGTAAACTTGCAGCCAGATGTACCCAAGCTGTACAATCAACTTCAGGACTGATTAACAGTACAGTAAGCGCAATACATTATGGGTCCCTGATGGCGAATAATACCGCAGGGAATTTTGAGCGTATTGTAAAAGTTTCCGAGGAGACAAATTATGTAATGGAACAGCTGGCGTATAATACAAAATTAGTACAGAATGAATTGCAAAAGACACATGTGTTCCTAAAAGATATTACTCCCATTATAGAAAAAAATGCTGCTGCCGCTCAAGAAAGTGCAGCTATGAGTGAGGAATTTATTATGCAGGCGGACAAACTGGAAAAGTATATTAAGGAATATTCGCTAGCATAG
- a CDS encoding collagen-like protein, which produces MNAGFNSSEFDKSGRRQREDKSNVSAANFNGGWNNGRPGDFNGQGQPCPPPPCPPKPCPPPGPPGPPGPPGPQGPQGPIGPQGPSGPQGPIGPTGPRGPAGPAGPPGQQGPAGATGATGATGPAGAPGEIGPTGPQGEQGPIGLTGATGSTGPQGPQGVQGEPGPEGPQGEAGPAGAQGPAGATGPQGLQGEAGPAGPAGTTGATGPQGPAGATGPQGPQGLQGPAGPQGETGATGATGPIGPQGEQGVAGPTGATGATGAQGPAGATGPQGPQGEAGPAGTTGATGAQGPAGATGPAGPQGEQGVAGPTGATGATGPQGPAGTTGPAGPQGEQGEAGPAGATGATGATGAQGPAGATGPAGPQGEQGEAGPAGATGATGSQGPAGATGPAGPQGEQGVAGPAGATGATGPQGPAGATGPAGPQGEQGVAGPAGATGATGPQGPAGATGPAGPQGEQGEAGPAGATGATGPQGPAGATGPAGPQGEQGEAGPAGATGATGAQGPAGATGPAGPQGEAGPAGPQGVAGPAGATGPQGPTGATGPQGPQGPQGPQGPPGPAGINSYVFRYSTNSDRTIAGGAEFVFDSGNVPSTPVGILLPNTTDTVLTEAGDYLVIFEANVLGTLTSVSINLNGLPVPGGTTGDTATTIRVEITAIVQVTTVPATITVTNDSFISITFPDLAPGSVVASLTILKLS; this is translated from the coding sequence ATGAACGCTGGTTTTAATTCATCTGAGTTCGATAAATCAGGAAGGCGACAAAGGGAAGATAAATCTAATGTTTCAGCAGCTAATTTTAATGGTGGCTGGAACAATGGCCGACCCGGTGACTTTAACGGACAGGGGCAGCCTTGTCCACCTCCTCCATGCCCGCCGAAACCTTGTCCGCCACCCGGACCTCCTGGACCTCCCGGACCTCCCGGACCGCAAGGCCCACAAGGACCAATAGGCCCGCAAGGACCATCCGGCCCACAAGGACCAATAGGCCCAACAGGACCTAGAGGACCCGCAGGACCCGCAGGGCCACCCGGACAACAAGGACCTGCAGGAGCCACAGGAGCTACAGGAGCAACCGGCCCGGCAGGAGCACCTGGAGAGATTGGACCTACAGGCCCTCAAGGTGAACAGGGACCCATTGGTTTAACAGGAGCAACAGGATCCACAGGTCCTCAGGGACCCCAGGGAGTACAAGGAGAACCAGGTCCGGAAGGTCCGCAAGGGGAAGCAGGTCCGGCAGGAGCCCAAGGCCCGGCAGGAGCTACAGGTCCCCAAGGTCTTCAAGGGGAAGCAGGTCCGGCAGGTCCGGCAGGAACAACGGGAGCCACAGGTCCCCAAGGTCCGGCAGGAGCCACAGGTCCCCAAGGTCCCCAAGGTCTACAAGGCCCGGCAGGTCCACAAGGTGAAACGGGAGCCACAGGAGCCACTGGTCCTATCGGCCCACAGGGAGAACAGGGAGTAGCAGGACCAACGGGAGCCACGGGAGCTACAGGAGCTCAAGGTCCGGCAGGAGCTACAGGTCCCCAGGGTCCTCAGGGTGAAGCAGGTCCGGCAGGAACAACGGGAGCAACAGGAGCACAGGGTCCGGCAGGAGCCACAGGTCCGGCAGGTCCTCAGGGAGAACAGGGAGTAGCAGGTCCGACAGGAGCAACCGGAGCCACAGGTCCGCAAGGTCCGGCAGGAACCACAGGTCCCGCAGGTCCCCAGGGAGAACAGGGTGAAGCAGGTCCGGCAGGAGCTACAGGAGCAACAGGAGCAACCGGAGCCCAAGGCCCGGCAGGAGCCACAGGTCCCGCAGGTCCCCAGGGAGAACAGGGTGAAGCAGGTCCGGCAGGAGCCACAGGAGCAACAGGCTCGCAAGGTCCGGCAGGAGCTACAGGTCCCGCAGGTCCCCAGGGAGAGCAGGGAGTAGCAGGTCCGGCAGGAGCCACGGGAGCAACAGGCCCACAAGGTCCGGCAGGAGCCACAGGTCCCGCAGGTCCCCAGGGAGAGCAGGGAGTAGCAGGTCCGGCAGGAGCCACGGGAGCAACAGGCCCGCAAGGTCCGGCAGGAGCCACAGGTCCCGCAGGTCCCCAGGGAGAGCAGGGTGAAGCAGGTCCGGCAGGAGCCACGGGAGCAACAGGCCCGCAAGGTCCGGCAGGAGCCACAGGTCCCGCAGGTCCCCAGGGAGAGCAGGGTGAAGCAGGTCCGGCAGGAGCTACAGGAGCAACAGGAGCCCAAGGTCCGGCAGGAGCCACAGGTCCCGCAGGTCCCCAGGGTGAAGCAGGCCCCGCAGGCCCGCAAGGAGTAGCAGGTCCGGCAGGAGCCACAGGCCCGCAAGGTCCAACGGGAGCCACAGGTCCGCAAGGCCCGCAAGGTCCGCAAGGTCCGCAAGGCCCTCCTGGTCCCGCAGGTATTAATTCTTACGTTTTCCGCTATAGTACCAATTCTGACAGAACTATTGCTGGTGGTGCAGAATTTGTGTTTGATAGTGGAAATGTTCCGAGTACGCCTGTTGGTATACTACTTCCCAACACTACTGATACAGTATTGACGGAGGCAGGCGATTATCTGGTTATATTCGAAGCTAATGTATTAGGAACACTCACTTCTGTTTCTATTAATCTTAATGGTTTACCCGTTCCCGGAGGTACAACAGGTGATACCGCGACTACGATCAGAGTGGAAATAACAGCTATTGTTCAGGTAACTACAGTACCAGCAACAATAACAGTAACAAATGACTCATTTATTTCCATCACATTCCCGGATCTTGCGCCAGGAAGTGTAGTTGCATCACTTACTATCCTTAAATTATCATAA
- the msrA gene encoding peptide-methionine (S)-S-oxide reductase MsrA, translating into MSNTSKQKVIYLAGGCFWGTEKYLSSVQGVLETNVGYANGNTENPSYEEVCHKNTGHAETVKVVYDTEILDLDFILKLYYDVINPTSVNKQGEDEGSQYRTGIYYETEEDVPVIKASLLELQKQYEKPIAIEVLPIKNYYLAEEYHQKYLDKNPTGYCHIRPDKFEKARQAVKQN; encoded by the coding sequence ATGTCAAATACATCAAAACAAAAAGTTATATACCTTGCGGGAGGCTGTTTCTGGGGAACAGAAAAATACCTCTCAAGTGTACAAGGTGTATTGGAAACCAACGTAGGTTATGCTAATGGTAATACGGAGAATCCCTCCTATGAGGAAGTCTGCCACAAAAATACCGGACATGCAGAAACCGTTAAAGTGGTCTATGATACAGAAATACTCGATTTGGATTTTATTTTGAAATTATACTATGATGTTATAAACCCTACATCAGTAAATAAGCAAGGAGAAGATGAAGGGTCTCAATATCGAACCGGAATCTATTATGAAACAGAAGAAGATGTGCCAGTTATTAAAGCATCTTTGCTTGAACTTCAGAAACAGTATGAAAAACCAATTGCAATAGAAGTACTTCCCATTAAAAATTACTATCTGGCAGAAGAATATCATCAGAAATATCTGGACAAGAATCCTACCGGTTATTGCCATATAAGACCTGATAAATTCGAAAAAGCAAGACAGGCAGTAAAACAGAATTAA
- a CDS encoding exosporium glycoprotein BclB-related protein: MSSKDSSKNKSFTDSQDDTIVSAMNYNSWNPCCNPNPYPPGPPGPPGPPGPPGPPGPRGPQGPVGPQGAQGPQGATGATGPRGPQGPVGPQGPVGATGPQGPTGATGATGATGATGATGATGPQGPVGATGPQGPVGATGPQGPVGATGATGATGATGATGATGPQGPVGATGPQGPTGATGATGATGATGATGATGATGATGPQGPAGAAGATGATGATGATGPQGPAGATGATGATGATGATGATGPQGPAGATGATGATGATGATGATGATGATGATGATGATGAAGTPGGASIIPYASGNVVALTTILGGLVGTTAAVGFGSSATGIQILNGIIDSTNINNFAFSVPRDGTISSLAAYFSVDAGISLIGTSVQITAQLYRTVAVNNAFTPVPGAVVQLTPALTGIISIGDRVSGITSGLAIPVTAGTRLLLIFSASVVSGTGIATSVVGYASAGLGII, encoded by the coding sequence ATGAGTAGTAAAGATTCGTCAAAAAACAAATCCTTTACTGACAGCCAAGACGACACTATTGTAAGTGCTATGAACTATAATTCATGGAATCCATGCTGTAATCCTAATCCCTATCCACCCGGACCGCCCGGACCTCCCGGACCTCCCGGACCTCCTGGACCGCCCGGACCCAGAGGACCCCAAGGACCAGTAGGACCACAGGGAGCACAGGGACCGCAAGGAGCTACGGGAGCTACCGGACCTAGAGGACCGCAAGGACCAGTAGGACCGCAAGGACCAGTAGGAGCCACGGGACCACAAGGACCGACGGGAGCCACCGGAGCCACCGGAGCCACAGGAGCAACGGGAGCTACAGGAGCCACGGGACCGCAAGGACCAGTAGGAGCCACGGGACCGCAAGGACCAGTAGGAGCCACGGGACCACAAGGACCAGTAGGAGCAACAGGAGCCACCGGAGCCACAGGAGCCACCGGAGCAACGGGAGCCACCGGACCGCAAGGACCAGTAGGAGCAACGGGACCGCAAGGACCAACGGGAGCTACGGGAGCAACAGGAGCAACGGGAGCCACGGGAGCAACAGGAGCAACGGGAGCAACGGGAGCAACGGGACCTCAGGGACCTGCCGGAGCAGCCGGAGCAACAGGAGCAACAGGAGCAACAGGAGCAACGGGACCTCAGGGACCTGCCGGAGCCACGGGAGCCACGGGAGCCACAGGAGCCACGGGGGCCACAGGAGCAACGGGACCTCAGGGACCTGCTGGAGCAACCGGAGCCACGGGAGCAACCGGAGCCACGGGAGCAACCGGAGCTACTGGAGCAACCGGAGCCACCGGAGCCACCGGAGCAACCGGAGCAACCGGAGCAGCTGGAACACCTGGCGGTGCTTCTATTATTCCTTATGCATCTGGTAATGTAGTTGCTTTGACAACTATTCTCGGTGGTTTAGTAGGAACTACAGCCGCAGTAGGTTTTGGAAGTTCAGCAACAGGAATTCAAATACTGAATGGTATTATTGATTCAACCAACATTAATAATTTTGCTTTTTCCGTACCAAGAGACGGAACAATCAGTTCCTTGGCAGCATACTTTAGCGTGGATGCCGGAATCAGTCTGATTGGAACGTCAGTTCAAATAACAGCACAGCTTTATAGAACAGTTGCGGTTAACAATGCCTTCACACCAGTACCCGGTGCTGTAGTCCAGCTTACACCTGCTTTAACCGGTATTATCTCTATTGGTGACAGAGTAAGTGGAATTACCTCAGGATTAGCAATACCAGTAACAGCTGGCACAAGGTTACTTCTTATTTTCTCTGCTTCAGTAGTATCAGGAACAGGAATTGCAACCAGCGTAGTTGGATATGCAAGTGCCGGACTTGGAATTATTTAA
- a CDS encoding GntR family transcriptional regulator has translation MIILERNNRETASDYALRVIRFNIISLNLVPGSLVSENELAKELGISRTPVREALIDLSKIKLVEIYPQKGSCISLINHQLVEEARFVRLLLESAIVEEACELASTKDILLLEENIRLQEMYQGQNYEDKQLKLDNEFHELLFTICNKQFTYNLLTGMMTHFDRVRRLSLSVVRDSKILADHKALVDSIKRKDSQGAKEIITKHLSRYQLDEEELRKNYGDYFKNKPSVL, from the coding sequence ATGATAATATTAGAGAGAAATAACAGGGAAACAGCAAGTGATTATGCTTTAAGAGTAATACGGTTTAATATTATATCGCTGAATTTAGTTCCGGGCAGTCTGGTTAGTGAAAATGAATTGGCAAAAGAGCTTGGAATCAGCAGAACGCCGGTAAGAGAAGCATTAATTGATCTTAGTAAGATTAAGCTGGTTGAAATATATCCGCAAAAAGGCAGCTGTATTTCTCTCATTAATCATCAATTAGTAGAAGAAGCAAGATTCGTTCGGTTGCTTTTAGAAAGTGCAATTGTGGAAGAAGCCTGTGAACTTGCTAGTACCAAAGACATTCTGCTGCTGGAGGAAAATATCAGGCTGCAGGAGATGTACCAGGGGCAGAACTATGAGGATAAGCAGCTGAAACTGGATAATGAATTTCATGAGCTATTATTTACCATCTGTAATAAGCAATTTACTTATAACCTGCTAACGGGAATGATGACTCATTTTGACAGAGTGAGAAGATTGAGCTTATCGGTAGTCAGGGACTCGAAAATACTGGCAGATCATAAGGCTTTAGTGGATTCCATCAAAAGGAAAGACAGTCAGGGTGCAAAAGAGATCATAACAAAACATTTATCCCGTTATCAGCTGGACGAAGAAGAACTGCGAAAAAACTATGGGGATTATTTTAAAAACAAACCTTCTGTGTTATAA
- a CDS encoding VOC family protein has translation MHLGSVYLIVKDYNKSIQFYEKILEMPVSVQNMQRFAQFHFDGQNISILNGYFDALNPGLTVRKGEYVEEFDNLVSIADADNTHKFVLNLWSENLEKERNRIEQLHISDKLTQIKYINNVSPYYYFQLTDPDGNIIEITGQYSPKKGEFV, from the coding sequence ATGCATTTAGGTTCAGTTTATCTGATAGTAAAGGATTATAATAAGTCAATTCAGTTTTATGAAAAGATATTAGAAATGCCGGTAAGTGTTCAGAATATGCAAAGGTTTGCTCAGTTTCATTTCGACGGACAAAACATTTCAATATTGAATGGTTACTTTGATGCATTGAATCCAGGTTTAACAGTACGCAAGGGGGAATATGTAGAGGAATTTGATAACTTAGTTTCAATTGCAGATGCTGATAATACACATAAGTTTGTATTAAATCTCTGGTCAGAAAATTTGGAAAAAGAGAGAAATAGAATAGAGCAATTGCATATAAGTGACAAACTGACCCAAATTAAATATATTAACAATGTAAGCCCCTATTATTATTTTCAACTAACAGACCCAGATGGAAATATTATCGAAATCACTGGTCAATATTCACCTAAAAAAGGAGAATTCGTTTAA